From a region of the Nonlabens dokdonensis DSW-6 genome:
- the rimO gene encoding 30S ribosomal protein S12 methylthiotransferase RimO — translation MRTKTRKKNKINVITLGCSKNVYDSEVLMGQLKASGKDVVHEEEGNIVVINTCGFIDNAKEESVNTILDFVERKQNGEVDQVFVSGCLSERYKPDLQKEIPDVDQYFGTTELPSLLKALGADYKHELIGERVTTTPKNYAYFKIAEGCDRPCSFCAIPLMRGGHKSTPIEHLVIEAEKLAANGVKELILIAQDLTYYGLDLYKERRLAELLRELAKVEGIEWIRMHYAFPTGFPLDVLDVMKSEPKVCNYLDIPLQHISTPVLKSMRRGTTFEKTNALLEKFRTLVPEMAIRTTLIVGYPGETEEDFEILKQWVKDQRFERMGCFTYSHEENTHAYKLEDDVPAEVKQERANEIMEIQSQISWELNQQKIGQEFRVMIDRKRGNHFVGRTEFDSPDVDNEVLINAEQHYLSVGSFVNVKITEAEDFDLFAVPVEE, via the coding sequence ATGAGAACAAAAACGAGAAAAAAGAATAAGATCAACGTAATAACTTTAGGTTGTTCTAAGAATGTGTACGATAGCGAGGTGCTGATGGGCCAGTTGAAGGCTAGTGGTAAGGATGTTGTGCATGAGGAAGAAGGTAATATCGTGGTGATCAACACTTGCGGTTTTATCGATAACGCAAAGGAAGAATCTGTGAATACGATTCTTGATTTTGTAGAACGTAAGCAAAATGGTGAGGTAGATCAGGTGTTTGTTTCAGGTTGTTTATCTGAACGATACAAGCCAGATCTTCAAAAAGAAATTCCAGATGTAGACCAGTATTTTGGTACGACAGAATTACCATCACTTTTAAAAGCTCTAGGTGCCGATTATAAGCACGAGCTGATAGGTGAACGAGTAACGACTACACCTAAGAACTATGCGTATTTTAAAATTGCCGAAGGTTGTGATAGACCTTGTTCTTTTTGCGCGATCCCTTTAATGCGTGGTGGACATAAAAGCACACCTATTGAACATTTAGTCATAGAAGCTGAAAAGCTTGCTGCAAATGGTGTCAAAGAATTGATTCTTATCGCACAAGACTTGACTTATTACGGTCTTGATTTATATAAAGAAAGAAGACTAGCTGAGTTATTGCGCGAGCTGGCAAAAGTAGAAGGAATCGAATGGATCAGAATGCATTATGCGTTCCCAACAGGTTTCCCGTTAGATGTTCTCGATGTAATGAAGAGCGAGCCTAAGGTGTGTAATTATCTAGATATTCCATTGCAGCATATATCTACACCAGTTTTGAAGTCTATGCGTCGTGGTACTACATTTGAAAAAACCAACGCTCTTCTAGAAAAATTCAGAACACTTGTTCCTGAAATGGCGATACGTACGACTCTAATCGTAGGTTATCCAGGAGAAACAGAAGAAGATTTTGAAATCTTAAAGCAATGGGTAAAAGACCAGCGTTTTGAGCGAATGGGATGTTTTACGTATTCGCATGAAGAAAATACTCATGCTTACAAGCTAGAAGATGATGTTCCTGCTGAGGTAAAGCAAGAACGTGCTAATGAGATCATGGAAATTCAATCGCAAATTTCTTGGGAATTGAACCAGCAGAAGATAGGTCAAGAGTTTAGAGTGATGATTGATCGCAAACGTGGTAACCATTTTGTAGGTCGTACGGAGTTTGATAGTCCAGATGTAGATAATGAAGTCCTGATCAATGCTGAGCAACATTACTTATCAGTTGGTTCTTTTGTTAATGTAAAAATTACCGAAGCTGAAGATTTTGATCTGTTTGCAGTTCCTGTTGAGGAGTAG